The following proteins are encoded in a genomic region of Triticum dicoccoides isolate Atlit2015 ecotype Zavitan chromosome 1B, WEW_v2.0, whole genome shotgun sequence:
- the LOC119345163 gene encoding uncharacterized protein LOC119345163, producing MHRLSLLPAAAAATAFIDAATAPFLLPSASMPSLRLGSPALLAARRRPPPWLRCGGGARRGAFCTLEASRRADGGSEDEKRGGDGARAVAERRLRGVSAVAGSGELLAIPGVGPRNLRKLVDNGFEGVAHLKQLYRDKFFGKSSEKMVEFLQSSVGIKHKNHAESITSFIKESVVEELEDTSSSKPPRKKRLTFCVEGNISVGKSTFLQRIANETIELRDLVEIVPEPVAKWQDVGPDHFNILDAFYAEPQRYAYTFQNYVFVTRVMQERESSGGIKPLRLMERSVFSDRMVFVRAVHEANWMNEMEISIYDSWFDPVVSSLPGLIPDGFIYLRASPDTCHKRMMLRKRSEEGGVSLDYLQGLHEKHESWLFPSKGGGNGVLSVSQLPTQMEGNLPPGIRDRVFYLEGDHMHSSIQKVPALVLDCEPDIDFNRDIQAKRQYAQQVAEFFEFVNNKKEAPSEQASTEKDRMNPKIMFPNKGGLWVPEGVPPFAGSAMNLDFRRAMSSYLPT from the exons CCTCCATGCCCTCCCTCCGCCTCGGCTCCCCCGCGCTCCTCGCCGCGCGCCGGCGCCCGCCGCCCTGGCtgcgctgcggcggcggggcgaggagGGGCGCGTTCTGCACCCTCGAGGCCTCCAGGCGCGCGGACGGCGGGTCGGAGGACGAGAAGCGGGGCGGGGACGGGGCCCGCGCGGTGGCCGAGAGGAGGCTGCGGGGCGTCAGCGCCGTGGCGGGCAGCGGGGAGCTCCTCGCCATCCCCGGAGTCGGCCCGCGCAACCTCAGGAAGCTCGTCGACAACGGCTTCGAGGGCGTCGCGCATCTCAAGCAGCTCTACAGGGATAAG TTCTTTGGAAAGTCGAGTGAGAAGATGGTTGAGTTCTTGCAGAGCTCGGTTGGCATCAAACATAAGAATCATGCTGAGAGTATCACTTCATTCATTAAAGAGAGTGTTGTTGAGGAGTTAGAGGATACCAGCTCATCTAAGCCTCCTCGGAAGAAGAGGCTAACCTTTTGTGTGGAAGGAAATATCAGTGTTGGAAAGAGCACCTTTCTCCAGAGAATAGCTAATGAGACTATTGAACTACGTGATCTTGTTGAAATAGTACCTGAACCTGTTGCTAAGTGGCAGGATGTTGGCCCTGACCACTTCAATATACTGGATGCCTTCTACGCTGAGCCCCAAAGATATGCTTACACGTTTCAGAACTACGTGTTTGTGACAAGAGTTATGCAAGAAAGAGAATCTTCAGGTGGCATCAAACCTCTCAGACTAATGGAAAGAAGTGTTTTCAGTGACAGGATG GTATTTGTCCGTGCTGTTCATGAAGCTAACTGGATGAATGAGATGGAGATCAGCATCTACGATTCTTGGTTCGATCCTGTGGTGTCATCGCTCCCAGGTCTTATCCCAGATGGATTTATTTATCTAAGGGCCAGCCCAGATACTTGCCATAAAAGGATGATGCTCCGGAAAAGATCAGAGGAAGGTGGTGTTAGTCTTGACTACTTGCAAGGTTTGCATGAGAAACATGAGAGCTGGCTGTTTCCTTCGAAAGGAGGAGGCAATGGTGTATTATCAGTTAGTCAGCTGCCCACACAGATGGAGGGCAACTTGCCTCCAGGGATAAGGGATCGTGTCTTTTACCTGGAAGGAGATCACATGCATTCTAGTATCCAGAAG GTTCCTGCTCTGGTCTTGGATTGTGAACCTGACATTGATTTCAACAGAGACATACAAGCGAAACGACA GTACGCGCAGCAAGTTGCAGAGTTCTTTGAATTCGTGAACAACAAAAAGGAAGCTCCATCCGAGCAAGCAAGCACTGAGAAGGACCGCATGAATCCAAAGATCATGTTCCCTAACAAAGGAGGTTTGTGGGTCCCTGAAGGTGTGCCGCCTTTCGCGGGCTCTGCAATGAATCTGGATTTCagaagagccatgtcttcatatctCCCAACTTAA